The genomic DNA TCGCAGCGCCCCTCGGGGCAGAACCAGTCCTCGGGATAGATGACAGAGAGCCGTTTCGAATCGATCGATTTCGCCGAGGCTGCCAAGGGGTCCATCCAGTGCCATTCCTCCGGAGCTCCGGAACAGGCAGCGAGATCATCTTCATGTTTGGCTACACAGTCCGGCACATTGATGTCCTGCCCACCCGGGTACGGGGTGTCCCGGATGACGACGACATCGAGTTCCGCATCGATCCAGCGTTGCAGGATCTCCCTGTGCCCTTCGGGAGCCTTCGCTTCGGTTTCGTCCCAGTCCATCCCGTCCAACGGCGTCGACTGGCGTTCCGAGGTGATCACGGCGTCGAAGCCGCCTTGGGTCGTCCGCTCGGTGACCCAATCAGCGTAGTGCTGACATCCTTTGGTCTCGTCGGAAGTCGAGAGATCCTGCGGCAGGGTCGAAATGCTGCAGTTCGAAGCGAGGAACGTGGTGATGGTCAGGTCTTTCTCCTCGGCCAACCGTTCGAGCGCCGGCAGCCAATGACCGGCATGCGAATTGCCGACCAAGGCGACATGCTTCGAGCCGTCTCCGTAGGTGCACTCGGGTTTGCTCGCGTAAGGGGCGCTGGCCCAGCAGCCGTCCGCGTAAGCCTTGGACTTGTCCTTCTTCGCCGCTGCCGGTTCCATCTGGAGGGACTCCATTCCCTCGCAATTGGGATTGTCCTTCGCGTTGGGCAGGAGGATCCTGCCGCCGAGGCAGGAGTCCGGGTCATCCAGCCGGGCTTGGAGTTCGTCCTCATTCTGCTCGACGAGGTTGTTCGCGACGACCATCTGGCTGAGACCGAGGGCAACAACGAGCGCCATAGCCACAGCTGCGAAGCCAAAGGTCTTCTTTGAACTGCTGAAGAACGCTGATTTGCGGAATCGGTTCTCCACCCAGGCCGTCGACGCCCAGGCGGCGACGATCGAGACCAGGATGATGGCGATGTTGTCGATCACGCCGAGGCTCTCTGAACGGCCCAGCTTGACCGAGGCGTAGGGCACAAGGACGATGAGCGGCCAGTGCCAGAGATAGACGGAGTACGAGATATCGCCGAGGAAGCGCACCGGTCGCAGCGACAGCAGCGGAAGTACAGACGTGCGTCCGCGGGAGTCGGCGAGGATGACGAGAGCTGTCGACAGCACCGGGACGAGCGCAATGTATCCGGGGAAGGGCATGTCCGCGCGAATGAGAAATGTGGCGGCCACGATGCCAGCGAGACCGATCCATCCGAGCAATGAGCTGAACGGCAGTCGTTCGGGTCGAATATAGAGCACGAAGATGGCGACAAGGCCCCCGGCAGCCAGCTCCCACATCCTCGTCGGGGTGATGAAGTAGGCCATTGCGGGTTCTGCGGCCGTGTACCAGATGGAGAAGACGAACGAGGCGAGGAAGATCCCGAGGACGGTGAACCCGACGATTCTCTTCGATCGACCGAGCTTTGTTCCGATGAGGAATGCCAGGCCGATGATCATGGGCCAGACGAAGTAGAACTGCTCTTCGACTGACAGCGACCAGAAATGCTGTACCGGTGATGGAGCATTGTCTGCGGCGAGGTAGTCGACGCTGGAGACAGCGAAGTCCCAGTTGACGACGTAGAGGCCAGCAGAGAGGATCTGCCGCCCGGTATCGGCCCACACCGACTGCGGAGCGACGAGGAAGGTGGCGATGCCGACGAGGAAGAGGACGAGCAGGGATGCCGGCAGCAGTCGCCGGACACGTCGTGCCCAGA from Brevibacterium sp. JSBI002 includes the following:
- a CDS encoding acyltransferase family protein translates to MSSSAYVAESSPHANSAPQPSGFRSDIQGLRALAVGIVLLYHLWPTTFDGGFVGVDIFFVISGFLITTHLIKSPPRSWSDVAKFWARRVRRLLPASLLVLFLVGIATFLVAPQSVWADTGRQILSAGLYVVNWDFAVSSVDYLAADNAPSPVQHFWSLSVEEQFYFVWPMIIGLAFLIGTKLGRSKRIVGFTVLGIFLASFVFSIWYTAAEPAMAYFITPTRMWELAAGGLVAIFVLYIRPERLPFSSLLGWIGLAGIVAATFLIRADMPFPGYIALVPVLSTALVILADSRGRTSVLPLLSLRPVRFLGDISYSVYLWHWPLIVLVPYASVKLGRSESLGVIDNIAIILVSIVAAWASTAWVENRFRKSAFFSSSKKTFGFAAVAMALVVALGLSQMVVANNLVEQNEDELQARLDDPDSCLGGRILLPNAKDNPNCEGMESLQMEPAAAKKDKSKAYADGCWASAPYASKPECTYGDGSKHVALVGNSHAGHWLPALERLAEEKDLTITTFLASNCSISTLPQDLSTSDETKGCQHYADWVTERTTQGGFDAVITSERQSTPLDGMDWDETEAKAPEGHREILQRWIDAELDVVVIRDTPYPGGQDINVPDCVAKHEDDLAACSGAPEEWHWMDPLAASAKSIDSKRLSVIYPEDWFCPEGRCEPVIGGVITYFDTAHITATYAETLAPQLGSRLSRTGLDTFG